aatctaaaagaatttgtttaaaaaatctTCTAGCCAAACTAAACGATCGTACCAAATCTAATGACATGCtaaataatagccaaatctaaataatcgtgtaccaaatatttAAACAAGTACTAAACTAGTTGACAGGTCATTTTTGGCATTTTCTGTGGTCATCTTGTAGATTTTTTTTCGATTTTGGAAATGTTTTATAGAGTGTAAGtattttaccgctttgttatatGTTTTATAGAGTGTAATTATGGAAGGTGATCAAACCTTATGAATTtctcttttaatatatatatatatatatatatatatatatatatatatatatatatatatatatatatatatattaaaagagaAATTCATAAGGTTTGATCACCTTCCATAATTAGCGATATAAGTTAATTTTCGTTAAACATGATTGTTGATTAACTAGATGTATTTTCTACGTCGATAGAGACCAAAATGTTTTTCAAGCTTGAagggacattttttttttataggtCTCTGTTGCAATTCAATATTTTATGTAAAAATGAGTGTTTTATCAGCATTTATTGTTCACTTGCTTAATACTATTATCAAAGGATTAGATAATTACTTTTGTAATTAGCTTAGTTGACTTTTGTTATTGTAAACTATGTCGTTTACTTTAGTTAAACCATGGTTCGTTGGTTACCACTTTATCAATTTAGGATGGAAGgtttttttttacatgaaaactaaatttttattttatcgtAAAAAACAGTACAACTTCACTAATGTCAATGCTGCACAATATTGATGTTTGCACATTTATTGAATAACAACTCTATATTTTATCACAACTTTGCATTTCAaatataattaactttctaaCTCCAAACTTTAATAACTCTCAACTCAGATTCGATCCCAAGTCCATAATAACATAAACTAAAATGTTAAATTAAGTAGCAAAGACATAATTAAATCATATGACGattatcattttaaaaattaaggagaagaagaaaagttcTTTTTATTCCCTAGATTTTCGATCCAATTTTCATTTGGTCCTTATGTTTTAAATTATTGTCTATCAATTCTTAAGGTTTCAAAATATCATAAttctaactttttcttttttgcattAAATACTCACTCTCGACTTCAATGAAGGTcgaatataaaatattttaaaacgttAGGGACCAAATACCGCTAAATTCAACGGCTTCATTCCATCATATGATATACATTTCTTGTTTCACAAGCAAGTGCTTTTTCCCGCCCTACCGTTCGTTGGTTGACATTAGTTTAATGAAAATGCGAAAGCCAATAAGAACGCCGCGCGAAATCTCAAAGTTTCATTAGTCAAAACGGAATTCGTGGTGCACGTGCCGCACATGTGTTATATTCTACGAAATTACTTGATTGCCCTTCCCCATTTCTCCACCTCACTATTTCTTTTCCTATATTAACCCCTACCAATGGTTTTGAGTAAAGGTTTCAAAGTTTTCAAAAACACATggtttataattttaaataaactaattaaGCATTCTAAATTCCATCCACACATTTTCCTCTCCctaatataaataaaactaTTCTAAAACATACCCCAAATTTCCTAACTTAACCATAATTTCTAGCTCGACCTTTCATTTAAGAGATCCGATTTCTCTTCCTCATGATTgttgtagaaaaaaaaaaaaccttttaaatcaagaaagaaaaagaaatgttgGAAATTCATATTAGGGTTTCCAAGCTGAGCATAACATGAAACAtacttaattttattaaaaggaaaatccaaatgaaaattttggattacaccaaaatttaatatattgaGCACTTTAGAATAAGAAAAATGGTCgttttcaaaaatagcaaaaacatTTACGATAATAGGAtccatgtcactacattttttaaattgcaaaagtagcgTTGAACTCTCTGATAGTCTTTTGATATCTTTAATTACTTTGTCATATTcgtaatattaaaaaaaaaagtgttatgagctgtttttttttttttttttaatcactcCAATTGATTTGATACATAAGATTTTTACTTTAATACCATCTTAAGTTAGCGATTAACCCAAAATAAGTTGGTGAACACAAATAACGTTTTTGTTTTAACAGTCTAAGGTAAatactaattttctttttcttgggtTTAGTTTTTAGACACGTAAGGGTCAAAACAAAATCGAAGAAGTTGCCTCCAAATTTTGCTATTTGTTTTTCTCGAGGAAGATTCATTCTTTGGTCAAAATTTGACATATccccaaaaagaaaaacctaATGGCAAATTTCGTAAATCTAATAAATTCCAGCCCCAATTTTGAAACCCTATTCATCTTTCCTTCGTCAAcctctctatatatataatttaaagaaAGACCAAAACCAATTTATAACTGAATTTCATCAGCTTCCTTGATTCGATAACTTCGTAATATTTACAAATCCAAAGCAAAAGCTTAAACTAAACTATTCATGGAATTAAGAAGCGGATTTCCGCTTCTTCTTCAACAATACCAAGCATTATTGAGGAAGAATTTCTTACTTTCATGGCGGAACAAGAGAGCTACCGTTCTTCATCtattttcctctctttttttcattttcctcaTTTTCTGCATTCAGAAAGCCATTGAATCTCGTTATAGCTCCTCCACTGCTTTGAATGATGTTCCTAATCCTGAACTTCAGCCTAACCCCTCCATTCCACCTTGTGAGGACAAGTATTTCATTAAGCTTCCTTGTTATGATTTTGTGTATAGTGGTGGTTCCAGCCCCAAGGTTCGCAGCATTGTCAGCGCTATTATGGCTAAAAATCCAGGCCGATCGATTCCGGCGAGTAAGGTTTGTGTTTGAAATTTCGAGTTCTTATAATTTACTTTTGACTAAGCCTACTGTTATCGTTGATCAATTGGATTTTTAATTGCGAGTTTTGTTTTGGGATCTTCGCTTGATTATTTTCCGTAGTTTGGACGCATGGGATTAATGAAAATTGGGGGTTTCGGGAATATGCTGATTATAATCCTTATAAAATGCGAAGAAGTCGTACAGTTTATCTCATGATGCCCTGCTTCCTTCTTGGGAGTACAATTGTCTTAATACAATAATCACACAAATAAACTGTCGTGATGATTCCATTAGCTGAAATTGGCGCTGGGATTGTGAATGAGAGACGACCTTTTAACTTGTTTTCGAAAATATAGATTTGTTTGATTTATAGTACGGAATCAACGAGAAAGGAACTTCCTAACTCAATGTCATATGGTTTTTTCCGGCATCTGAAAATAGTTATACCATCTGCTGAAAATGGGAATTTGAATCGGGGATGTTTGGGAGTGATTTTGAACTTTTCCGTGATACTTGGAAACATGCCTATAAtgacttgaaaaaaaattaatatttaattttacaatTTTCTATGCAATTTTTGTGGCAAAGTGATAGGTTCTACCTTTTGATTGACTTTTTTCTACATGGCCAAATGATAGGTTCTATCTTTTGGTACACCTGCTGAAGTTGATAAATGGCTTTTTAACAACCCTATGACTTGCCCTGGGGCCTTGCATTTCACTGAAAGAAATGGGACTGTGATTAGTTACGGTATACAAACTAATTCTACTGGTGTGGCAAGGAGAGGACAGTACGAAGACCCCacatttaaatttcaaattccaCTCCAGATAGCGGCAGAGCGCGAGATAGCTCGATCTTTGATTGGGGGTAATAAGCTTAAGTTACGAATCCACATATTTCTGTACTTTTGACACTTCCTTAGAATAATAGTCTGAGAGAGAGACTAACatttctctgtatttttttctattcagaTCCCAACTTTAGCTGGGTTGTCAACTTCATGGAATTTGCACACCCTCCAGTGAACAATTTCTCTGCAGTGAATACTGTTGGGCCAACATTCTTCCTAGCCATTGCTATGTTTGGCTTTGTGCTTCAAATTAGTTCCTTGATCACAGAAAAAGAGCTTAAACTTCGCCAGGTCTGTGTTTCGGAATGTTTATCATCATTTAACATAGCCTTAATTTTCTCTTAGAATTTAACATCACCTTTCCCTCTCAACTTATGTTCAGGCAATGACGATGATGGGTCTGTTTGATACTGCATATTGGCTATCATGGCTCACATGGGAAGGAATTATCACACTTATTGCATCAATTTTCACAGTTCTATTTGGAATGATGTTTCAGTTtgattttttctctaaaaacaATTTTGCGGTCGTGTTTCTTGTCTTCTTTCTCTTCCAACTCAATATGGTATGTTTTTGAAGTGGCTCtttgtccttgaattcattcttcttcttctttttttctaatcTTACATCTTCTTGCAATTACCACAAAGTTAATGATTTATGACATCTTCCACTAATTTTTACGTTAGGTTGGATTTGCTTTTATGTTATCAGCCTTTATAAGCAAGTCGTCTTCATCTACTACTGTAGGCTTCTCCATATTTATTGTTGGATTCCTCACTCAGGTAATGATGCGTTTGCACAAATTCTATATAAATACTAAATGGCTTCAGTATTTCACGATGGCTGATCATATTTTTCTATACAGCTTGTTACTCAATTTGGATTTCCTTATTCAAAAACCTTCTCAAAATCTCTCCAAGTCATCTGGTCCTTGTTCCCGCCTAATCTTCTTGCAAAAGCTCTTTCTTTCCTCTCCGATGCCACTTCCACCCCAGGTGATCCCGGAATCAGCTGGAGTAGTCGCAAGGAGTGTGCCCCAAATGATCCTGATTGTGTCATAACTATAGTATGTCATCAATTTAATGCTAAATCAATTGATTAGACCGTGGACTGATACTAGACGAAACAAGACATtgatgacactttttttttggatttctgATTCTGGCAGAATGGTATTTATTTATGGCTTGTGGGAACATTCTTCTTATGGTTTTTCTTGGCCATCTACTTCGACAACATCATTCCAAATGCCGCTGGTGTGAGAAAGTCAGCCTTTTACTTTTTGAGGCCAGGATATTGGACAGGGAAAGGAGGAAGTAAAGTTGAAGGTAGTGAAATTTTGCAACCACTAGTTTTCTACTCGTGGCTTTCTCCTTGAGTTCAAATATGTTTAAACTAGAAATTTTGTTTCCATAGAGGGTGGAATCTGCAGTTGCTTGGGTTCACTTCCAGTATTGGAGCCTATTACTCCAGATGATGAAGATGTTCTTGAAGAGGAAAACACAGTAAAACAACAACTTTCAGATGGAATAGTGGATCCAAATGTTGCGGTTCAAATACGTGGCCTAGCAAAAACATATCCTGGAGTTTGGAAGTTCACATTAGGTTGCTGCTGTAAATGCAAGAAAACCTCTCCTTATCACGCTGTCAGGGTAAATAACTCTTACAACTTCTTAGTTGAGTGTCTGAAGACTAAACATATGAAAGAATCATCTTAAAATATGTTGCAAGATGTGTTTGTATTCTTTTGCTTCTGGTTCGAAGTTTTGGCTACGAATTCACCTATATGATGTGGTTACAACAACACATATAAATTTCTATTACCATATGCATCATCATATTAACATGAAACTTATAACTGCCCCGTTGGAATGTCACAATAATATAATAACTGAAAATAAATTTCAGGGCTTGTGGGTGAACTTTGCGAAGGATCAACTATTTTGTCTTCTTGGACCAAATGGTGCTGGGAAAACCACATCAATCAGTTGTTTGACAGGGATTACACCAGTGACTGGTGGAGATGGTAATGTGATCTcaactaaattttattttttggacATAATATCTCTGGATTAAAGCGAACTATTTATTGAGCCACATACTACCTAACAGCATTAATATATGGAAATTCTGTTCGTGACTCTGTTGGCATGGCAAACATTCGGAAAATTATTGGTGTCTGTCCCCAGGTGATTTATCTTGCAAAATTTCTCAACTTTTTCCTACAAATTCTCTCTCTGAacaaatttatgtttgtttgaattttgtgCATTCCTCAGTTTGATATACTATGGGAAGTCTTGTCTGGGCAAGAACACCTCCATCTTTTTGCAACAATAAAAGGTCTACCACCATCTTCGATACAATCGGTATGTAATTATCAATAAGTACTGTTATATCATACCAGTAATACCTTACAGTTGCATACATAAATTTAAAGATGGTTTCAATATTCTCCTCTAAGGATGGTTGTGTATTTAATCAAATAGCTTGCGGAGAAGTCACTGGAAGAAGTAAAACTCACTCAGTCTGCAAAGACAAGAGCAGGGAGTTACAGTGGGGGAATGAAACGTCGGTTAAGTGTTGCCATAGCTCTTATTGGTGATCCAAAGTTGGTTATCTTAGATGAACCGGTATGCATATTCGAATATCATTACCCATGGAGATAACTGTGATGATGTTTGCAGAAACTAAAAGCTTTCTAAACTTAAATGCAGACAACTGGAATGGATCCAATAACAAGGAGGCACGTTTGGGATATCATAGAGGGTGCAAAGAAAGGACGTGCCATTCTTTTAACAACACATTCAATGGAAGAAGCTGACATCTTAAGTGACCGCATTGGAATCATGGCAAAGGGAAGGCTCCGTTGCATTGGAACCTCAATCAGGTTGAAGTCAAAATTTGGTGCTGGCTTTGTCGCAAATGTTAGTTTTGCCGATCGCAAAGGCAGACAGACCCCGTCTCTTAATGGGGTACCGAATACCTCTGCCGGCTATGAAGAAATTAAGCAGTTTTTCAAATCTGTATGTGCAGTAAACTAAACCGGTCTTAAATCTctctatagtatatatatgtttaatttttaactGAAGTCCTCCCATTTCCATGATGATAGCGCTTGGATATTCTACCCAAGGAAGAGCATAAATCTTTTCTAACTTACATCATCCCTCATGACAGAGAAAAGCTTCTGACGGTAATCACTTTGACTTCTACTCtaaaaaatttgtttaatttgttaTGAAAATTTTGTGAGTTAAGCCTATTAGTTGCTGACCTGTTTCAATTGCATTTGCTTAGTACTTACAATTTATGATGGTGGATCAGAAATTCTTTGATGAACTTGAGGAGAGAAAGGGAGAGCTTGGAATATCGGATGTCCAACTCAGTCTTACTACCCTTGAAGAAGTTTTCTTGAACATTGCAAAACAGGCAGAGTTGGAAAGTGCTGCAGCTGATGGAACCATGGTGTCACTGACTCTAATGGCATCTGGCGAAACTCTTGAGGTAAAACTAAAGTCTACCAGGGAAAAAAACTTGGCTTGTTTTGGTTGGTTTTGTCAATGTCTTTGCCTTTTAATTACATTATTTTGTGCTGCCTTCCCAAATAAATGATTCTATGAAAGCTGCCTCTTTTTCCCCTGATGGCATTCAAAACTATGACACTACAGATACCAGTAGGAGCAAGATTTGTGGGAATTCCAGGAACAGAGACCGCTGAGAATCCAAGCGGAGTTATGGTAGAAGTTTACTGGGAACAAGATGATTCAGGTACTCTATGCATATCTGGTCACTCCGACGAAATGCCGGTGCCGCCTAACGTGCACCCACTGCCTTCTCTGAGAACCCTCTCTTTGAGATCAGCTTCACAAAGAAGCCGTCTTGGACAGAGAGGTCCAGTTTATGGTATTGTGTATGAACCTGGACAAGTCACTGCTTACAATTGAATCTACTGCTCTTTCTCCTACTTCCACCTTTTGCATtgtatattttcaaaatttaggtATCATTATTGAATGTTTAATTTTGATGTAGAAATTTTTGAGCTTGATTCTTTAGAGTTGTATGAATAAATAGTATTCACCGTACCATTTCATagataatttatatatatatatatatatatgtagtaTATTCTTTTGTTCAAATACTATTTTATTGATTGTGGCTTTTGAGTTCTGTTTCACGTACATTCTTAAACACTATATAAATCTATATTCCTTTTAGAAGTAAATGGTTTTTATCTCCATGGACAAAATTCTAATACAAATTCAACCTGGGCCACCACCTGAGGACCCATCGGCCCATGATGTCAGTCCAGCCCAGAGAAGGAGGCCCATTAGACAAACCGAATCTTCTTCACATCAACCGCAAAAGCACGGTTGTTCCTTTCCTAATCTCAACGGCttacaaatttaaatttgaaattcgAAATTGTGAGCGTATTTTTTTCTTGACCTTTCTCTCTTTAAGCCATCACGACAAGCCACGGTGGGGCAGGCATCAGGTAGCCGTTCAAAAACTTTCCCTTCCTTCATCACCACCGTCCATTCTATTTCGGTTGGAAATTATAAATCCCTCTCTTAATCCTCCACGTGTCGTCATTAACGCTTCACAAACAAGCGCTTATTCACACCAAATCAGATATTTACACGTGTCGTTCATACAGCGCGAGTAAATTACTAAATCATTTTTGACAGTTTCCATACTTTCCCgcctaattctttttttttttcttttctttctttttttataatattgaaaatttgagtATAAAATCCCCCATTGGAAGAGCTCCACTGAGCGCAACAAATTTGTCAATAAAAATTGTCGTTTTCAATCGGAGCGGGGGAGAGAGCCATGGAAGAATCCATCAAGGACCAGCAATCTACTCCATTTCctggtttgattttttttttttgttcaattcgcctttctaaatatttctacttttcatttttcttgccTGATTTTTGGTGGTTTGGATGAGTTAGGTAACTCAGCGAGACCCAAGCTTCAGCGCTATGCTTTACGTTCGGGGACTAAATCTAAAGACGAGAAGCTTCCTGCTCCTGCTCCTGAATTGTCGAATCCTCCTTCTTCTGCCTCAAAGAGGTACTGGCTCCTTGTTTTGAGGATATTTCTCTTTCATTTGATAATTGATTTGATATTTTGTTGGGGGTTTTGGTGGATCATCAGGTATTAAATGAATTTACTTTGTTTCCTATAATTTTGGTCGATCATGTTTGATTAATACTATCATCATTAGCAATGGAGGAAGTTTACGGTTCCTAATTGTAATACCTCatcgttttttttctttttagagtTAGGAAACGCTGAAAGAGATTGAGAGAGAGAAGTGTAAGGTTCTAATGAGTTGAAACAACGTGTAACTTTTTCGAAGATTTAGGAATGTAACTTTACGGTAATCTGCTAAACCTGAATTAAGATATGATCTGATTGACGAAGCATGATTTTTCTAACAAATATCACTATTATAGTCTTGTTGTTTACTTTCCTTATCTGATAAATGGTTAAGTCATCATTTCAATCCCCTCTCGGTTGGTTTAATAGAAAAGTTTTGTTCTTGCTCATTCCTTCGTGTTGATGATGTTAGGAACAACCAACTACCAACCTCTTACGATACTCCACTAATCTCCATGATAGTATGATATTATCCACTTTAAGCATAAAtctctttgttttgtttttgataAATGTTTTATCCCATTGGTGATAGTTGTCCTTGATCACGCCATCATCTGACTAATGTGAGACTTTGATTGCATTCTCAATAATTCTATTTGCTTTACTTTTGAATAATTGTTGCTGTGGTATGTTCACTAATATGAGAATGCTTCAATTTGAATGCTCATTTCCCAGTAAAGGTTTCCTTTCTTCTTGGGTCAACCCAAGGTATTTTATCGGAGATGTACATTGGAAATTGCATAGAACTTGAAATTGATTGACATTTGGTTGGAAAATTCAGGGGAAGATCTGTGTCTAGTGTGAGCAAGAGTGTTGGAGTCCTTGACCTATCTGCCAAGGACAAGTCCGCTAAACCACCAAGAAGGCTGTCTATACCAACAAAAAATGTAAGCCCAGCTCGAAAATTAGTTGGCAACATCACACCAATATCAGAGGTCCGGAGAACTGCTAGGAGCCAGGGGAAAAGTGACACACCTGTTTCTGACTTTTCACGGTCAAGCAAGAAAACATTCCACCTTTTGTCTTCTACATCATATTGGCTATCGCAGATCAAGCTCTCTGAAGCTGCTTCTAAGCATTCAGTGTCGCTTGGATTCTTTAAACTTGCATTGGAGGCAGGGTGCAAGGTAATAATActctttttcttaaatttttcttGCTCTGTTTGAGTCTACAATTTTCAGAGTAATGTAGTTGGCTCATCTAGTAATTATGAAAAGTGTTTCTAACGTTAATCCTTTACTAAAACCAGCCTCTTCATCGGATGCGTGATGAACTCAAATCCTATATTAATCGTTGCAACCTTGATGAAAGTGAACAAACGGTGAAAGATTTGCTAGAAAACTACAATTCCGCACAAGAAACAGAGCAACTACAGGTCTCTGAATCCATTACCCAGGGACCTGAAGTGGGAACAAGGTCTTCAGATGATGAAGTTCATAGCTCTTCATCCTCAGTAGAGCCTAGGAAGCTTAAACCAAAATCCTTAAACGCCGATGTCGCCAAAACTACCCCAGTCACTGAGGTCAATCAGAGAAATCTCACTACAACACCAAGAAATAGAGGAACTTGGAACAAAAATGCAGCCCCAAATTCAACTTCAGAGACGACGAAAAAATCTTTGAAGAAACCCCATAAGCCAAACAAGCAAGAACCCATTCAAGGAAGGGAAAAAACCAAGAAACAAGCAAAGAAACAGCCCAGCGAGAAGGGTGGGTAaaagaaaatgattttaattaccACAAAAATTTGCAACAATTTAACATAACTGCAATTCTATATTTATCTGCAGCTCCAGCTAGCAGGAGTCCTGAAGAAGATTCTGTGCAATCAAACAAAGAAAATTTGGTATAGCGATTCGTTTTCTTTTAACCTTAAAGACCTCAACATCTTCAAAATCCAATTTGCTCCTACatcattttaaattattgatGAACTCttgcctctttttttttttttttttttttttctcttgttcTTACAGGAGGCTCCCCAAATTGAAGTGATTTCAACAGAACAGTTAGTGATGTGAAGATAACTGATGGgaattttattgttttgttCCTGTTTTGGTTA
The sequence above is drawn from the Cucumis melo cultivar AY chromosome 2, USDA_Cmelo_AY_1.0, whole genome shotgun sequence genome and encodes:
- the LOC103493976 gene encoding uncharacterized protein LOC103493976, which gives rise to MEESIKDQQSTPFPGNSARPKLQRYALRSGTKSKDEKLPAPAPELSNPPSSASKRGRSVSSVSKSVGVLDLSAKDKSAKPPRRLSIPTKNVSPARKLVGNITPISEVRRTARSQGKSDTPVSDFSRSSKKTFHLLSSTSYWLSQIKLSEAASKHSVSLGFFKLALEAGCKPLHRMRDELKSYINRCNLDESEQTVKDLLENYNSAQETEQLQVSESITQGPEVGTRSSDDEVHSSSSSVEPRKLKPKSLNADVAKTTPVTEVNQRNLTTTPRNRGTWNKNAAPNSTSETTKKSLKKPHKPNKQEPIQGREKTKKQAKKQPSEKAPASRSPEEDSVQSNKENLEAPQIEVISTEQLVM
- the LOC103493977 gene encoding ABC transporter A family member 2 — protein: MELRSGFPLLLQQYQALLRKNFLLSWRNKRATVLHLFSSLFFIFLIFCIQKAIESRYSSSTALNDVPNPELQPNPSIPPCEDKYFIKLPCYDFVYSGGSSPKVRSIVSAIMAKNPGRSIPASKVLSFGTPAEVDKWLFNNPMTCPGALHFTERNGTVISYGIQTNSTGVARRGQYEDPTFKFQIPLQIAAEREIARSLIGDPNFSWVVNFMEFAHPPVNNFSAVNTVGPTFFLAIAMFGFVLQISSLITEKELKLRQAMTMMGLFDTAYWLSWLTWEGIITLIASIFTVLFGMMFQFDFFSKNNFAVVFLVFFLFQLNMVGFAFMLSAFISKSSSSTTVGFSIFIVGFLTQLVTQFGFPYSKTFSKSLQVIWSLFPPNLLAKALSFLSDATSTPGDPGISWSSRKECAPNDPDCVITINGIYLWLVGTFFLWFFLAIYFDNIIPNAAGVRKSAFYFLRPGYWTGKGGSKVEEGGICSCLGSLPVLEPITPDDEDVLEEENTVKQQLSDGIVDPNVAVQIRGLAKTYPGVWKFTLGCCCKCKKTSPYHAVRGLWVNFAKDQLFCLLGPNGAGKTTSISCLTGITPVTGGDALIYGNSVRDSVGMANIRKIIGVCPQFDILWEVLSGQEHLHLFATIKGLPPSSIQSLAEKSLEEVKLTQSAKTRAGSYSGGMKRRLSVAIALIGDPKLVILDEPTTGMDPITRRHVWDIIEGAKKGRAILLTTHSMEEADILSDRIGIMAKGRLRCIGTSIRLKSKFGAGFVANVSFADRKGRQTPSLNGVPNTSAGYEEIKQFFKSRLDILPKEEHKSFLTYIIPHDREKLLTKFFDELEERKGELGISDVQLSLTTLEEVFLNIAKQAELESAAADGTMVSLTLMASGETLEIPVGARFVGIPGTETAENPSGVMVEVYWEQDDSGTLCISGHSDEMPVPPNVHPLPSLRTLSLRSASQRSRLGQRGPVYGIVYEPGQVTAYN